From Bacillus basilensis, a single genomic window includes:
- a CDS encoding DUF3959 family protein — translation MKKLDVLLMLLSGLFPIAGIIKQIPLEQSLYIGGLLFFTSFGSYFAKKIYSRICSWIAYAPFITLLLVIWHQDISISSIIANAKIAACVALIPCLFRFRTYGLTFGLVSLWAALLWDIKEVQSLVILERMSSLMTSHYLYILLLIGGLILGGLLAMLLHRKEEDNNKENISLFKQKKKRKRLLFKIRLPRLPKFKMKLFKFGGKVSKRKTPEKIREHNYEESAPAATYETPEQIHQYKEGTVQGQTRMERRRNRYNA, via the coding sequence GTGAAGAAATTAGATGTGCTATTAATGTTATTGAGCGGCCTCTTTCCAATTGCAGGAATTATAAAGCAAATCCCACTAGAACAGTCTTTATATATTGGAGGCCTTTTATTTTTTACTAGTTTCGGTAGTTATTTTGCGAAAAAAATATATTCACGCATATGTAGCTGGATAGCGTATGCTCCATTTATAACACTACTGTTAGTCATTTGGCATCAAGATATTTCAATAAGTTCAATAATAGCGAATGCGAAAATTGCCGCATGTGTCGCTTTAATTCCGTGTCTATTCCGTTTTCGTACATATGGACTTACATTCGGTTTAGTCTCATTATGGGCCGCTTTACTATGGGATATTAAAGAAGTACAGTCATTAGTCATACTTGAACGTATGTCGAGTTTAATGACGAGCCATTACTTGTATATTCTCCTTTTAATTGGGGGACTTATATTAGGTGGGTTACTTGCGATGTTATTGCACCGAAAAGAGGAAGATAATAATAAAGAAAATATTAGTCTATTTAAACAAAAAAAGAAAAGAAAAAGACTATTATTTAAGATTCGTCTTCCAAGATTACCAAAATTTAAGATGAAGTTATTTAAGTTTGGTGGAAAAGTATCAAAACGAAAAACACCAGAAAAAATACGTGAGCATAATTACGAAGAATCAGCTCCAGCTGCAACATATGAAACGCCAGAGCAAATACATCAATATAAAGAAGGTACTGTTCAAGGGCAAACGAGGATGGAACGTCGTAGAAATAGGTATAATGCATAA
- a CDS encoding DUF1835 domain-containing protein has protein sequence MIDKIKNVVEDMYEDEAKHLLQSILIQLDVLDGNYNEDMIKNLTSIPKQLTSDTTQEKNIRESIHIHIAFDDSTAGCLKYMLKQEGLLEESVVSFSEFFSIGPIHQLHTNEGQLARKEWLVNNLTSYDSYFEDEYLPRYKETVEVLHSIPNETPITIWKADNAHEHVGLCFVLTQLKDKKNIRVINTSEASKEILKQEYDIRGTGELAPESLALIQKSFVELPYLTVEKRMQFEHEWDSLSKSTEFLRVWTDNEVHSVQEDYFDQFIIECAKSVGADQEFLKAPRVIGEALGLVEQLVGDTFLEYRLKELIKQEVFEFVGSLEEMRFYSVKLRK, from the coding sequence GTGATAGATAAAATTAAAAACGTTGTTGAGGATATGTATGAAGATGAAGCAAAACATTTACTTCAAAGTATTCTAATACAGTTAGATGTATTAGACGGGAATTATAACGAAGATATGATAAAAAATTTAACGAGTATTCCTAAGCAATTAACGAGTGATACAACTCAGGAAAAGAACATAAGAGAAAGTATACACATTCATATCGCTTTTGATGATTCAACAGCCGGTTGTTTAAAATATATGTTGAAACAGGAAGGGTTACTCGAGGAGAGTGTGGTTTCATTCTCTGAATTCTTTTCAATTGGGCCAATACATCAATTACATACAAATGAAGGTCAATTAGCAAGAAAAGAGTGGTTAGTAAATAACTTAACCTCTTATGATAGTTATTTTGAAGATGAGTATTTACCAAGATATAAGGAAACTGTAGAAGTTCTGCATTCAATTCCGAATGAAACACCAATTACCATTTGGAAGGCAGATAACGCACATGAACATGTAGGTCTATGTTTTGTATTGACACAATTAAAAGATAAGAAAAACATTCGAGTTATTAATACGTCTGAAGCAAGTAAAGAAATATTAAAACAAGAGTATGATATTCGTGGAACTGGAGAATTAGCGCCTGAAAGTTTAGCTCTAATTCAAAAAAGTTTTGTAGAATTGCCTTATTTAACTGTGGAGAAACGTATGCAGTTTGAACATGAGTGGGATAGTCTATCGAAAAGTACGGAATTTTTAAGAGTTTGGACAGACAATGAAGTGCATTCTGTACAAGAAGATTATTTTGATCAATTTATAATTGAATGTGCGAAAAGTGTAGGTGCTGATCAAGAATTTCTAAAAGCTCCGAGAGTAATTGGTGAAGCACTTGGTCTTGTAGAGCAGTTAGTTGGCGATACGTTTTTAGAATATCGCTTAAAGGAATTAATTAAACAAGAAGTATTTGAATTTGTAGGTTCACTAGAAGAAATGCGCTTTTATAGTGTAAAGTTAAGGAAATAA
- a CDS encoding DUF3995 domain-containing protein produces MLIITYFAVCILFLVSFLHVYWAFGGKWATNSVIPTKSGEKAFTPGLGVTLFIALLLSMAAMILLQQTNIVHFAFPNIIVQMGSWVSMVVFFIRVIGEFRYFGIFKREKDTHFARMDTVLFIPLCAFLSLSFLLAIIT; encoded by the coding sequence ATGCTTATTATTACATATTTTGCCGTCTGCATATTATTCTTAGTTAGCTTTTTACATGTTTACTGGGCTTTTGGAGGTAAGTGGGCGACGAATAGTGTCATTCCAACAAAATCTGGAGAAAAGGCGTTTACACCAGGTTTAGGAGTGACATTGTTCATTGCATTATTATTAAGTATGGCAGCAATGATTTTATTGCAACAAACAAATATAGTTCATTTTGCATTTCCTAATATTATTGTTCAAATGGGATCCTGGGTTAGTATGGTTGTTTTTTTCATAAGAGTAATTGGTGAGTTTCGTTATTTTGGTATTTTTAAACGCGAAAAAGATACGCATTTTGCTAGAATGGATACCGTTTTATTTATACCACTTTGTGCATTTCTATCTTTATCCTTCTTATTAGCAATTATAACGTGA
- the cypA gene encoding cytochrome P450: MSMKNKVGLRIEDGINLASAQFKEDAYEIYKESRKMQPILFVNKTELGAEWLITRYEDALPLLKDSRLKKDPANVFSQDTLNVFLTVDNGDHLTTHMLNSDPPNHNRLRSLVQKVFTPKMIAQLEGRIQHIADDLLNEVERKGSLNLVDDYSFPLPIIVISEMLGIPKEDQAKFRIWSHAVIAYPETPEEIKETEKQLSEFITYLQYLVDMKRKEPKEDLVSALILAESEGHKLSARELYSMIMLLIVAGHETTVNLITNTVLALLENPNQLQLLKENPKLIDAAIEEGLRYYSPVEVTTSRWADESFQIHDQTIQKGDMVVIALASANRDETVFEKPEIFDITRENNRHIAFGHGSHFCLGAPLARLEAKIAITTLFKRMPELQIKDNRDEIKWQGNYLMRSLEELPLTF; this comes from the coding sequence ATGTCAATGAAAAATAAAGTTGGGCTAAGAATAGAGGATGGCATTAATTTAGCTTCAGCTCAGTTTAAAGAAGATGCGTATGAAATCTATAAAGAATCTAGAAAAATGCAACCTATCTTATTTGTGAATAAAACTGAATTAGGTGCAGAGTGGCTTATTACAAGATATGAAGATGCTTTGCCACTTTTAAAAGATAGTCGCTTAAAAAAAGATCCGGCCAATGTCTTTTCTCAAGATACATTGAATGTGTTTCTTACTGTTGACAATGGTGATCATTTAACGACGCACATGTTAAATTCAGATCCACCAAACCACAATCGTTTACGATCACTTGTACAAAAAGTTTTCACACCGAAGATGATCGCGCAATTGGAAGGAAGAATTCAGCATATCGCAGATGATTTATTGAACGAAGTCGAGCGAAAAGGTTCATTAAACCTTGTTGATGATTATTCATTTCCTTTACCGATCATTGTGATAAGTGAAATGCTTGGCATTCCAAAAGAGGATCAAGCGAAATTTAGAATTTGGTCTCATGCTGTCATTGCTTATCCAGAAACACCAGAAGAAATAAAAGAAACTGAAAAGCAACTATCTGAGTTTATTACATATCTTCAATATTTAGTTGATATGAAACGAAAAGAGCCGAAAGAAGACTTGGTTAGTGCTTTAATACTTGCAGAGAGTGAAGGGCATAAACTTAGCGCTCGGGAACTATATTCAATGATAATGTTACTAATTGTGGCAGGACACGAGACAACGGTAAATTTAATAACAAATACAGTATTAGCACTTCTTGAAAATCCGAATCAATTACAGTTATTAAAAGAAAATCCAAAATTAATTGATGCAGCTATTGAAGAAGGATTACGATATTATTCTCCAGTTGAGGTAACGACTTCAAGATGGGCAGATGAATCTTTTCAAATTCACGACCAAACAATTCAAAAAGGGGATATGGTTGTCATTGCATTAGCTTCGGCAAACCGTGATGAAACAGTATTTGAAAAACCAGAAATATTCGATATTACTCGGGAAAATAATCGTCATATTGCCTTTGGACATGGTAGCCATTTTTGCTTAGGAGCTCCACTTGCTAGGTTAGAAGCAAAGATTGCTATCACTACTTTATTTAAGCGAATGCCTGAACTACAAATAAAAGATAACCGTGATGAAATCAAATGGCAAGGTAATTATTTAATGCGTTCTTTAGAGGAATTACCATTAACATTCTAG
- a CDS encoding RNaseH domain-containing protein, with protein MGKLKLLSFENIVEPLLNESVSFIYFPIEWLDIVEIHYKTFLLTSKLKRLNERLYDMFSDILFIQHNPYVLNENTPWIVSKEPIRKEQLDYIFQSWYEVIHDWKPNKLIESPKYEWHYDLISNLTVLHDNEIYAKWVPALISHIFCERPIQLENINEEEISFSPLRSQNICEAMSEPIKDENTQDYFAYVYRFEYITRGGENIPLLNVSIGIRRFYQEYNHPDIPLLLRRKRGMVLISTPEFASNNKKSRFVKLKVQQATNGIKWIKIFRNLKEDFHIGGEVELEHILQYPKDYMLGANIRVLLPYNEKIYKVQGTKIKPGIKVKEREYLFKGFQQKFSYFRLLPECKRIAINNENELFPLIAPKGLETITLEIWSEKISMEVEQALFESEIVIAQIGESSYVLNADSPVLLKIVRYNIEKVLQNPYKMQYCQKYKTNLVEDVMKAVYATAGKCNDAALALIAMKNCDGREKIDPKQIVREGFARTNRISAFINLFVGQNVSRKTIINCILSLLEQRGFLKRSWNKINLPCTYVNLSIERISKFDFLPIISQIKGKEISYKLYGNTEWQTIDRLLLNINKHNIFLPQPSKRNDMGIQFKQFVSETLTGILQYAKEQNEQVYFIIDASLRKHWIKELQNNKIDIDTFPEIVPDVLKVPNLNIIRINTSFDVPKYGAIECDDVLDCTSLYVDPKGMYYSTGEYSFNGSETLQRYILEILPLGVKAVEKNYIAKMVHYMCCNSSMLLEKNIHMPYSMHMAKVIKSYMTDIDAREFKEFDDELDVDIMKIEKKDSIMFL; from the coding sequence ATGGGAAAATTAAAGTTGTTATCATTTGAAAATATAGTAGAACCTCTTTTAAACGAAAGCGTATCATTTATATATTTCCCTATTGAATGGCTCGATATTGTAGAGATACATTATAAAACATTTTTATTAACGAGTAAGTTGAAACGATTGAATGAAAGATTATATGATATGTTTTCTGATATATTATTTATTCAGCATAATCCATATGTATTAAATGAAAATACACCATGGATTGTATCGAAAGAACCTATTAGAAAAGAACAACTCGATTATATTTTTCAAAGTTGGTATGAGGTTATTCATGATTGGAAACCTAATAAATTAATAGAATCGCCAAAATATGAATGGCATTACGATTTAATTTCTAATTTAACAGTACTACATGATAATGAAATATATGCTAAGTGGGTGCCAGCTTTAATTTCACATATTTTTTGTGAACGTCCTATACAATTAGAAAACATAAACGAAGAAGAGATATCTTTTTCTCCACTTAGATCACAAAATATTTGTGAGGCTATGTCAGAGCCTATTAAAGATGAAAATACACAAGATTATTTCGCCTACGTATATCGGTTCGAGTATATAACGCGTGGAGGAGAGAACATTCCATTATTAAATGTTTCAATAGGAATTCGGAGATTTTATCAAGAATATAACCATCCAGACATTCCTTTGCTGTTAAGACGAAAACGGGGTATGGTATTAATTTCTACTCCAGAATTTGCATCGAATAATAAAAAGTCACGGTTTGTAAAACTAAAAGTACAACAAGCTACAAACGGTATAAAGTGGATCAAGATATTTAGAAATTTAAAAGAGGATTTTCATATAGGTGGAGAAGTTGAATTAGAGCATATTCTTCAATATCCGAAAGATTATATGCTAGGGGCAAATATTAGGGTGTTACTTCCATACAATGAGAAAATATATAAAGTTCAAGGTACTAAAATAAAACCAGGTATAAAAGTAAAGGAAAGAGAGTATCTATTTAAAGGGTTTCAGCAAAAATTTTCCTACTTCAGATTACTACCAGAATGTAAAAGAATAGCAATAAATAATGAAAATGAATTATTCCCTTTAATTGCTCCAAAAGGATTAGAGACTATAACGTTAGAAATATGGTCTGAAAAAATATCGATGGAAGTAGAACAAGCATTATTTGAAAGTGAAATTGTGATAGCGCAAATTGGTGAGTCATCATATGTATTGAATGCAGATTCTCCAGTATTGTTAAAAATAGTAAGGTATAATATTGAAAAAGTATTGCAAAACCCATATAAAATGCAATATTGCCAGAAATACAAAACAAACCTAGTAGAGGATGTTATGAAAGCGGTTTATGCTACTGCAGGTAAGTGTAATGATGCGGCATTGGCGTTAATCGCAATGAAAAATTGTGATGGGCGTGAAAAGATTGATCCAAAGCAAATCGTTAGAGAAGGGTTTGCACGAACAAACCGTATTTCGGCATTTATTAATTTATTTGTAGGCCAAAATGTATCTCGTAAAACAATTATAAATTGTATTCTTAGTTTATTAGAACAAAGAGGATTTTTGAAACGTAGTTGGAATAAGATAAATTTACCTTGTACATATGTTAATTTATCAATTGAACGAATCTCGAAATTTGATTTCTTACCTATTATTTCACAAATAAAAGGTAAAGAAATTTCATATAAATTATATGGGAATACAGAGTGGCAAACGATTGATCGTTTATTATTAAATATAAATAAACATAATATCTTTTTACCGCAGCCTTCAAAAAGAAATGACATGGGAATTCAATTTAAACAATTTGTTTCTGAAACATTAACGGGAATTTTACAATATGCAAAAGAGCAAAATGAGCAAGTATATTTCATTATAGATGCGAGTTTAAGAAAACATTGGATAAAAGAGTTACAAAATAATAAAATTGATATAGATACTTTCCCTGAGATTGTTCCGGATGTGTTAAAGGTTCCAAACTTAAATATTATTAGAATAAATACATCTTTTGATGTACCAAAATACGGTGCAATAGAATGTGATGATGTACTCGATTGTACGAGTTTATATGTAGATCCTAAAGGAATGTATTATAGCACTGGTGAGTATTCGTTTAATGGTAGTGAAACATTGCAGCGATACATACTCGAAATTTTACCGCTAGGTGTAAAAGCTGTAGAAAAGAATTATATTGCCAAAATGGTACATTACATGTGCTGTAATTCAAGTATGCTTTTGGAAAAGAATATACACATGCCGTATTCCATGCATATGGCGAAAGTAATAAAAAGCTATATGACTGATATAGATGCAAGAGAGTTTAAAGAGTTTGATGATGAATTGGATGTAGATATAATGAAAATAGAAAAGAAAGATTCAATTATGTTTCTTTAA